A region from the Sphingomonas flavescens genome encodes:
- a CDS encoding YdeI/OmpD-associated family protein, with amino-acid sequence MSETRAGLPIISFENSEELERWMEGQPADAPGAWIKFAKAGSGVASVSKSDAIDVALCHGWIDGQLDKYDERFWLIRFTPRKARSKWSQVNRERVAKLIAAGRMRAGGLAQVEAAKADRRWDAAYAPASRASVPDDLQAALDASPKAAAFFATLTGANRYAILYRIGAVKKPETRARKVAEFVALLERGEAPSAAKTARSAT; translated from the coding sequence ATGAGCGAGACACGCGCCGGGTTGCCGATCATCTCCTTTGAAAACAGCGAGGAGCTAGAGCGGTGGATGGAGGGGCAACCGGCGGATGCGCCGGGGGCGTGGATCAAGTTTGCCAAGGCGGGGTCGGGCGTGGCGAGTGTTTCCAAGTCCGACGCGATTGACGTGGCGCTGTGCCATGGGTGGATCGACGGGCAGCTCGACAAATATGACGAGCGGTTCTGGCTGATCCGCTTCACGCCGCGCAAGGCGCGGAGCAAATGGTCGCAGGTGAACCGGGAGCGCGTGGCCAAGCTGATCGCGGCGGGGCGGATGCGCGCGGGCGGACTGGCGCAAGTCGAGGCGGCGAAGGCCGACAGGCGGTGGGACGCGGCCTATGCGCCGGCGAGCAGGGCGAGCGTGCCGGACGATCTGCAGGCCGCGCTGGACGCCAGCCCGAAGGCCGCGGCCTTCTTCGCCACCCTGACGGGCGCGAACCGCTACGCCATCCTCTATCGCATCGGCGCGGTGAAGAAGCCGGAGACGCGGGCGCGCAAGGTGGCGGAGTTCGTGGCGTTGCTGGAGCGGGGTGAAGCACCGAGCGCAGCGAAGACGGCGCGAAGCGCCACCTGA
- a CDS encoding M20/M25/M40 family metallo-hydrolase, with the protein MRTKLTAVLAASLPLMAASPPAPKVDMKRMSEIARTLASDEFQGRAPGTAGEEKTIPYLIQQFKAAGLQPAGENGGWTQEVPMIRTQLGAPSTVGVTQTGATTPLRYPDDIYMSTVRATEAVKIANAPMVFVGYGISAPERGWDDFKGVDLHGKVAVMLVNDPDFEATAGEPVAGKFGGKTMTFYGRWVYKYEEAARRGAIAALVVHDTEGAGYPWTVVKSPAGEGYNVVLPAGAQQPVLLQGWIQQNVAADLLKRAGYDLAAVKRQARTAAFKPIDLKATLTVDAPVKLTRLTSHNVLGKLTGSKYPDETISYGGHWDAYGIGPADAQGRTIKPGAADDALGLAAMIENARLFAAGPRPQRTLVFAAWTAEERGLLGSEYYAQHPLFPMDKMVANLTFDTLQWNGPVKDAVVVGQGQSEMEDYLAAAAKAQGRYVTPENHPERGLFYRADHFSFAKRGVPVLLDMALAGAYDMVDGGRPAGEKWLTSFTSNCYHQTCDAWSPSWDLRGAAQEADMFFAIGNRLANSRAWPQWRPTSEFAKVRAQSSGARSSASSSRPERGR; encoded by the coding sequence ATGCGCACGAAATTGACCGCCGTCCTGGCCGCATCATTGCCGCTGATGGCCGCATCGCCCCCTGCCCCGAAGGTCGACATGAAGCGCATGTCGGAAATCGCGCGCACGCTCGCGTCCGACGAGTTCCAAGGCCGTGCACCGGGGACAGCGGGCGAAGAAAAGACGATCCCCTACCTCATCCAGCAGTTCAAGGCTGCCGGACTTCAACCAGCGGGCGAAAACGGGGGCTGGACGCAGGAAGTGCCGATGATCCGCACGCAGCTCGGCGCGCCGTCGACGGTCGGCGTCACGCAGACGGGCGCGACGACGCCGCTGCGCTATCCAGACGACATCTACATGTCGACGGTGCGCGCGACGGAGGCGGTCAAGATCGCCAACGCGCCGATGGTCTTCGTCGGCTACGGCATCAGCGCGCCAGAGCGCGGCTGGGACGATTTCAAGGGCGTCGACCTGCACGGCAAGGTCGCGGTGATGCTGGTCAACGACCCGGACTTCGAGGCGACCGCGGGCGAACCGGTCGCAGGAAAGTTCGGCGGCAAGACGATGACCTTCTACGGCCGCTGGGTCTACAAATATGAGGAAGCGGCGCGGCGCGGCGCAATTGCCGCGCTCGTGGTCCACGATACCGAGGGCGCCGGTTACCCGTGGACCGTGGTGAAAAGCCCGGCCGGTGAAGGCTATAACGTCGTGCTCCCGGCCGGTGCGCAGCAACCGGTGCTGCTGCAGGGATGGATCCAGCAAAACGTCGCGGCGGACCTGCTGAAGCGCGCCGGTTATGACCTTGCGGCGGTGAAGCGCCAGGCGCGGACGGCGGCGTTCAAGCCAATCGATCTAAAGGCGACGCTGACGGTCGACGCGCCGGTGAAGCTGACGCGGCTGACCAGTCACAACGTGCTCGGCAAGCTGACGGGCAGCAAATACCCCGACGAGACGATCAGCTACGGCGGGCATTGGGACGCGTACGGCATCGGCCCCGCGGATGCGCAGGGCCGGACGATCAAGCCGGGCGCAGCCGACGATGCGCTGGGCCTTGCGGCGATGATCGAGAATGCGCGGCTGTTCGCGGCGGGACCGCGGCCGCAGCGAACCTTGGTCTTCGCGGCCTGGACCGCTGAAGAGCGCGGGTTGTTGGGCTCCGAATATTACGCGCAGCACCCGCTGTTCCCCATGGACAAGATGGTCGCCAACCTGACCTTCGACACGCTGCAGTGGAATGGGCCGGTCAAGGACGCAGTGGTCGTCGGTCAGGGCCAGAGCGAGATGGAAGATTATCTTGCCGCCGCAGCCAAGGCGCAGGGACGGTACGTGACGCCGGAGAATCATCCGGAACGCGGTTTATTCTACCGCGCGGACCATTTCTCCTTCGCCAAGCGCGGGGTGCCGGTCCTGCTCGATATGGCGCTGGCCGGGGCCTACGACATGGTCGACGGCGGGCGCCCAGCCGGCGAGAAGTGGCTCACTAGCTTCACGTCCAACTGCTATCACCAGACGTGCGACGCCTGGTCGCCGAGCTGGGACCTGCGCGGCGCTGCGCAGGAAGCGGACATGTTCTTCGCGATCGGTAACAGGCTGGCGAACAGCCGCGCCTGGCCGCAATGGCGGCCGACCTCGGAGTTCGCGAAGGTGCGGGCGCAAAGCAGCGGGGCGCGCAGCAGTGCTTCATCCTCGCGACCGGAGCGCGGCCGCTAG
- a CDS encoding ribonucleotide-diphosphate reductase subunit beta: protein MGLLQASKTYKPFEYPWAFEYWKRQQQIHWMPEEVPLGEDCRDWAQKLTDHERNLLTQIFRFFTQADVEVQDCYHDKYGRVFKPTEIKMMLTAFSNMETVHIAAYSHLLDTIGMPESEYSAFLQYKEMKDKHDYLSTFGVDTDEDIAKTLAMFGGFTEGLQLFASFAMLMNFPRFNKMKGMGQIVSWSVRDESLHCEGIIKLFHAFVKERDCLTKSVKDDIRDTCHQTVALEDAFIDLAFEQGPVNGMTPKEIKKYIRYIADWRMGQLGFKPIYMVDEHPLPWLAPLLNGVEHANFFETRATEYSKAATRGNWNEVWDSFDRRQKAKGEAAANDASAGGEGPDMFEASGVAAE, encoded by the coding sequence ATGGGACTTCTTCAGGCGTCCAAGACCTACAAGCCGTTCGAATACCCCTGGGCGTTCGAATATTGGAAGCGCCAGCAGCAGATCCACTGGATGCCGGAGGAAGTGCCGCTGGGTGAGGACTGCCGCGACTGGGCGCAGAAGCTCACCGACCACGAACGCAACCTGCTGACGCAGATCTTCCGCTTCTTCACCCAGGCGGATGTCGAGGTGCAGGATTGCTACCACGACAAATATGGGCGCGTGTTCAAGCCGACCGAGATCAAGATGATGCTGACCGCGTTCAGCAACATGGAAACGGTCCACATCGCCGCTTACTCGCACCTGCTCGACACGATCGGCATGCCCGAAAGCGAGTATAGCGCCTTCCTCCAGTATAAGGAGATGAAGGACAAGCACGATTACCTCAGCACGTTCGGCGTCGACACCGACGAGGACATCGCCAAGACGCTCGCCATGTTCGGCGGCTTCACCGAGGGGCTGCAGCTGTTCGCCAGCTTCGCGATGCTGATGAACTTCCCGCGCTTCAACAAGATGAAGGGCATGGGCCAGATCGTCAGCTGGTCGGTCCGCGACGAAAGCCTCCACTGCGAAGGCATCATCAAGCTGTTCCACGCCTTCGTGAAGGAACGCGACTGCCTGACCAAGTCGGTCAAGGACGACATCCGCGACACCTGCCATCAAACGGTCGCGCTCGAAGATGCGTTCATCGACCTCGCCTTCGAACAGGGGCCGGTCAACGGCATGACCCCCAAGGAGATCAAGAAGTACATCCGCTACATCGCCGACTGGCGCATGGGGCAGTTGGGCTTCAAGCCGATCTACATGGTCGACGAGCACCCGCTGCCCTGGCTCGCGCCTTTGCTCAACGGCGTCGAGCACGCCAACTTCTTCGAAACCCGCGCGACCGAATACTCAAAGGCGGCGACCCGCGGGAACTGGAACGAGGTCTGGGACAGCTTCGACCGCCGCCAGAAGGCCAAGGGCGAAGCCGCCGCGAACGACGCGAGCGCGGGTGGCGAGGGGCCGGATATGTTCGAGGCGTCGGGGGTGGCGGCGGAGTAG
- a CDS encoding DUF4145 domain-containing protein, with protein MVITGDCPHCGIQKVAFVARYQFEVSSSKSEVHMLATCNACRKGAIFHLGLYEHTSGADLVKATGSQEKLRITVEQQWPDYQSKTPAAVPANITNFYEQGVRALKAGHWDAAGAMFRKTLDVSTKVIDPDHRDETLFKRIHLLVNNGQLTAAMGDWSHEIRLDGNDAVHGEEPETEVDAKSLRRFAEAFLTYSFTLPAMVKANRGKRTPANESVVTAAA; from the coding sequence ATGGTCATTACGGGCGATTGCCCGCATTGCGGCATCCAAAAGGTAGCGTTTGTTGCGCGCTACCAGTTCGAAGTTAGCTCATCTAAGTCTGAAGTACACATGCTCGCAACCTGCAACGCTTGCAGGAAGGGCGCTATCTTCCATCTCGGACTTTACGAGCACACGTCCGGCGCTGATTTGGTGAAAGCGACAGGCTCGCAAGAGAAACTTAGAATCACGGTCGAACAACAATGGCCTGATTATCAATCAAAAACGCCCGCTGCCGTTCCAGCCAATATTACAAACTTCTACGAACAAGGTGTACGGGCACTGAAAGCGGGACATTGGGACGCCGCTGGCGCCATGTTCCGCAAGACACTTGATGTCTCGACTAAGGTCATTGATCCTGATCATCGCGACGAGACCTTATTCAAGCGCATCCATCTGCTTGTGAACAATGGCCAATTGACTGCTGCAATGGGCGATTGGTCGCATGAAATAAGGTTGGACGGGAACGACGCTGTGCACGGCGAAGAGCCTGAAACTGAAGTGGATGCCAAATCTTTACGAAGATTCGCGGAAGCGTTTCTGACCTACAGCTTCACGTTACCTGCCATGGTAAAGGCTAATCGCGGTAAACGCACACCGGCAAACGAATCTGTCGTAACAGCAGCAGCTTAG
- a CDS encoding PepSY domain-containing protein yields MRKWHRWLAVLFGVFLLWISVTGVLSQVGSLVNSGGFETEASEARARAAAKAATPPGFVCPETMTCRPKPATKPAWNVGLLHHLHSGESFGPVGTIISILSGLSLVFFSFSGLWMYIQMWRGRLVKTQHGGKLRGGRFFW; encoded by the coding sequence GTGCGCAAGTGGCATCGTTGGCTGGCCGTGTTGTTCGGCGTGTTCTTGCTGTGGATCTCGGTGACGGGCGTGCTCAGTCAGGTGGGCAGCCTGGTCAACTCGGGCGGGTTCGAGACGGAAGCAAGCGAGGCGCGGGCCCGCGCGGCGGCGAAGGCCGCGACCCCGCCGGGCTTCGTCTGTCCGGAAACCATGACCTGCCGCCCCAAGCCCGCGACCAAGCCGGCGTGGAACGTCGGCCTGCTCCATCACCTGCATTCGGGCGAGAGCTTCGGGCCCGTCGGCACGATCATCTCGATCCTGTCCGGCCTGTCGCTGGTCTTCTTCAGCTTCTCGGGCCTGTGGATGTACATCCAGATGTGGCGCGGCCGGCTGGTGAAGACCCAGCACGGCGGCAAGCTAAGAGGCGGCCGCTTCTTCTGGTGA
- a CDS encoding ribonucleoside-diphosphate reductase subunit alpha, with amino-acid sequence MDFSTGSEVTSDDVSTTASGSKSVHAPKFAVTTDDKRDALLTEFGKDTLVDRYLLPGENYQDLFARVAAAYADDADHAQRVYDYISRLWFMPATPVLSNGGTGRGLPISCYLNSVDDSLQAITEIWNENVWLASKGGGIGTYWGRVRGIGEPVGLNGKTSGIIPFVRVMDSLTLAISQGSLRRGSAAVYLDIAHPEIEEFLEIRKPSGDFNRKALNLHHGVLVTDEFMEAVRDGSEFELKSPKDGSVRGKVDARSLFQKLVETRLATGEPYIIFIDQVNRSMPKHHRDLGLKVSTSNLCSEITLPTGRDHLGADRTAVCCLSSLNLETWDEWNGDKQFIEDIMRFLDNVLSDYIARAPDEMARAKYSAERERSVGLGVMGFHSFLQARGLPFEGAMAKSWNLKIFKHIRAQVDQASMMLAKERGPCPDAADMGVMERFSCKMAIAPTASISIIAGGTSACIEPIPANIYTHKTLSGSFSIKNPYLEKLLASKSKDSDKVWNSILEQGGSVQHLDFLTPEEKDVFKTSFEIDQRWLIELAADRTPYIDQATSLNLFIPADVDKWDLMMLHFRAWELGIKSLYYLRSKSVQRAGFAGGVEADNTPELKEIQLPSSTDYDECLACQ; translated from the coding sequence ATGGATTTCTCGACCGGCTCAGAAGTAACGAGCGACGACGTTTCGACCACCGCCAGCGGATCGAAGTCCGTCCATGCGCCCAAGTTTGCCGTCACCACCGACGACAAGCGCGACGCTTTGCTGACCGAGTTCGGCAAGGACACTTTGGTCGACCGTTACCTGCTCCCGGGCGAGAATTATCAGGACCTGTTCGCGCGCGTCGCCGCGGCCTACGCCGACGATGCCGATCACGCCCAGCGCGTCTACGACTACATCTCGCGCCTGTGGTTCATGCCCGCGACGCCCGTGCTGTCCAACGGCGGCACCGGCCGCGGCCTGCCGATCAGCTGCTATCTCAACAGCGTGGACGACAGCCTGCAGGCGATCACTGAAATCTGGAACGAGAACGTCTGGCTCGCCTCCAAAGGCGGCGGCATCGGCACCTATTGGGGTCGGGTGCGCGGCATCGGTGAGCCCGTCGGGCTGAACGGCAAGACCAGCGGCATCATTCCGTTCGTCCGCGTGATGGACAGCCTGACGCTGGCGATCAGCCAGGGGTCGCTCCGCCGCGGCTCGGCTGCCGTCTATCTCGACATCGCCCACCCGGAGATCGAGGAGTTCCTCGAGATCCGCAAACCCAGCGGCGACTTCAACCGCAAGGCGCTCAACCTGCACCACGGCGTGCTGGTCACCGACGAGTTCATGGAAGCCGTTCGCGACGGTTCGGAGTTCGAGCTCAAGTCGCCCAAGGACGGCAGCGTCCGCGGCAAGGTGGACGCGCGCTCGCTGTTCCAGAAGCTGGTCGAAACCCGCCTCGCGACGGGCGAGCCGTACATCATCTTCATCGACCAGGTGAACCGGTCGATGCCCAAGCATCACCGCGACCTCGGCCTCAAGGTCTCGACCTCGAACCTCTGCTCGGAAATCACGCTGCCGACCGGCCGCGACCATCTTGGCGCGGATCGCACCGCGGTCTGCTGCCTGAGCTCGCTCAACCTCGAAACCTGGGACGAGTGGAACGGCGACAAGCAGTTCATCGAAGACATCATGCGTTTCCTGGACAACGTGCTGAGCGATTACATCGCCCGCGCGCCGGACGAGATGGCGCGCGCCAAATATAGCGCGGAGCGAGAGCGCAGTGTCGGCCTCGGCGTGATGGGCTTCCACTCCTTCCTGCAGGCGCGCGGCCTGCCGTTCGAAGGGGCGATGGCCAAGAGCTGGAACCTCAAGATCTTCAAGCACATCCGCGCTCAGGTCGACCAGGCGTCGATGATGCTGGCGAAAGAGCGCGGACCGTGCCCCGACGCCGCCGACATGGGCGTGATGGAACGCTTCAGCTGCAAGATGGCGATTGCGCCGACCGCGTCGATCTCGATCATCGCCGGCGGCACCTCAGCCTGCATCGAGCCGATCCCGGCCAACATCTACACGCACAAGACGCTGTCGGGCTCCTTCTCGATCAAGAACCCGTATCTCGAAAAGCTGCTCGCTTCGAAGTCCAAGGACAGCGACAAGGTATGGAATTCGATCCTGGAGCAGGGCGGCTCGGTCCAGCACCTCGACTTCCTGACGCCCGAGGAAAAGGACGTGTTCAAAACGTCGTTCGAGATCGACCAGCGCTGGCTGATCGAGCTTGCGGCCGACCGCACGCCCTACATCGACCAGGCGACCTCGCTGAACCTGTTCATCCCCGCCGACGTCGACAAGTGGGACCTGATGATGCTCCACTTCCGCGCGTGGGAGCTGGGCATCAAGTCGCTCTACTATCTCCGCTCCAAGTCGGTGCAGCGCGCCGGCTTCGCGGGTGGGGTCGAGGCCGACAACACCCCTGAGCTCAAGGAAATCCAGCTCCCGTCGAGCACCGACTACGACGAGTGCCTGGCATGCCAGTGA
- a CDS encoding transferrin receptor-like dimerization domain-containing protein, with the protein MRRLLASGVAALALVATAATAQSGGQALEQSFDSMISTADQLGWLQTMSSAPNHVGAPHNKANADMQLALFKQWGWDARIERFDVLYPTPISTTLELVTPTRVQLGGQEPAIAEDPTSSQTAGALPPYVAYQGDGDVTAPVVYVNYGMPDDYDALEQRGISVKGKIVLARYGGGWRGLKPKLAQEHGAAGCLIYSDPADDSYAEADVFPKGGGRPDAGVQRGSVADMPIYPGDPLTPGIGSTPGAKRLTREQAITILKIPTLPISYRDATRIIAALDGPLVTGKQRGGLPLAYHWGGSDAVKVHLAVKSDWSQKPVYNVIATLRGSTYPDEWIVRGNHRDGWVFGASDPLTGQVALMSEAKALGALYRGGWRPARTIVYASWDGEEPGLLGSTEWAEAHADELKRKALMYINTDGNGRGFLGAGGSHELQHFVNQAANDVLDPKTNVPAARRGRAAILARGYSDKESVRPEQFEAAKSGGDFPLSALGSGSDYTAFLQHLGIASLNLGFGGEDESDGSYHSVYDSYYHVTHFDDPGLQYGAALSKLVGRVVMRAADAPRVPARYGDFATAVGRYLTDIKKLAADQREKDRTLADLRREGDFALAASPRDPIVAPRDQGVTPLIDMLVLENAVDHLKRAASAADATLGRASDLPPATQARINASLARIDQLLIDPAGLPGRPWFKNLVYAPGTLTGYGAKTLPGVREAIEQRRWDDARTYVERTAKVLEDYANRLDQAAAIGRPAA; encoded by the coding sequence GTGAGGCGCCTGCTCGCCAGCGGCGTCGCCGCGCTCGCCCTCGTCGCCACGGCCGCCACCGCGCAATCGGGCGGCCAGGCGCTCGAACAGAGCTTCGACTCGATGATCAGCACCGCCGACCAGCTCGGCTGGCTGCAGACCATGTCCTCCGCGCCCAACCATGTCGGCGCGCCGCACAACAAGGCCAATGCCGACATGCAGCTGGCCCTGTTTAAGCAATGGGGCTGGGACGCGCGGATCGAGCGCTTCGACGTCCTCTATCCGACGCCGATCTCGACGACGCTCGAACTGGTCACGCCGACCCGCGTTCAGCTGGGCGGGCAGGAGCCGGCGATCGCCGAGGACCCGACCTCGTCCCAGACTGCCGGCGCGCTGCCACCCTATGTCGCCTATCAGGGCGACGGCGACGTCACCGCACCGGTCGTCTACGTCAATTACGGCATGCCCGACGATTATGACGCGCTCGAGCAGCGCGGCATTTCGGTCAAAGGCAAGATCGTGCTCGCCCGCTACGGCGGCGGCTGGCGGGGCCTGAAGCCCAAGCTGGCGCAGGAACATGGCGCGGCCGGCTGCCTGATCTACTCCGACCCGGCCGACGACAGCTACGCCGAGGCCGACGTCTTCCCGAAGGGCGGGGGACGGCCCGATGCCGGCGTGCAGCGCGGCTCGGTCGCCGACATGCCGATCTACCCCGGCGATCCGCTGACGCCGGGCATCGGTTCGACGCCGGGCGCCAAGCGCCTGACGCGCGAGCAGGCAATCACGATCCTCAAGATTCCGACCCTGCCGATCTCGTATCGCGACGCGACGCGGATCATCGCCGCGCTCGATGGCCCGCTGGTGACCGGCAAGCAGCGCGGCGGCCTTCCGCTCGCCTATCACTGGGGCGGCAGCGATGCGGTCAAGGTGCACCTCGCGGTCAAGTCCGACTGGTCGCAGAAGCCCGTCTACAACGTCATCGCGACGCTGCGCGGCTCGACCTATCCCGACGAATGGATCGTTCGTGGCAACCACCGCGACGGCTGGGTGTTCGGCGCCTCCGATCCGCTGACCGGCCAGGTCGCGCTGATGAGCGAGGCCAAGGCGCTCGGCGCGCTCTACCGGGGCGGCTGGCGGCCGGCGCGGACCATCGTCTACGCCAGCTGGGACGGCGAGGAGCCGGGCCTGCTCGGCTCGACCGAATGGGCCGAGGCGCACGCCGATGAGCTGAAGCGCAAGGCGCTGATGTACATCAATACCGACGGCAACGGCCGCGGCTTCCTAGGCGCGGGCGGCAGCCATGAACTGCAGCATTTCGTCAATCAGGCGGCCAACGACGTCCTCGACCCGAAGACCAACGTCCCCGCCGCGCGCCGTGGCCGGGCGGCGATCCTGGCGAGAGGCTATAGCGACAAAGAAAGCGTTCGCCCTGAACAGTTCGAGGCGGCCAAGTCCGGCGGGGATTTTCCGCTCAGCGCGCTAGGTTCGGGCTCCGACTATACCGCCTTCCTGCAGCATCTCGGCATCGCCTCGCTGAACCTCGGCTTCGGCGGCGAGGATGAGTCCGACGGCAGCTACCACTCGGTCTACGACAGTTACTATCACGTCACCCACTTCGACGATCCGGGCCTGCAATATGGCGCAGCGCTGTCGAAGCTGGTCGGCCGCGTCGTCATGCGCGCCGCCGACGCCCCGCGCGTGCCCGCCCGCTACGGCGACTTCGCCACCGCCGTCGGGCGCTACCTGACCGACATCAAGAAGCTCGCCGCCGATCAGCGCGAAAAGGACCGCACGCTCGCCGACCTGCGCCGCGAGGGGGACTTCGCGCTTGCCGCCAGCCCCCGCGATCCGATCGTCGCCCCGCGCGACCAGGGCGTCACGCCGCTGATCGACATGCTGGTGCTGGAGAACGCGGTCGATCACCTCAAGCGCGCCGCCAGCGCCGCCGACGCCACGCTGGGTCGTGCGTCGGATCTGCCGCCGGCGACCCAGGCGCGCATCAACGCCAGCCTAGCGCGCATCGACCAGCTGCTGATCGATCCCGCGGGCCTGCCCGGCCGTCCGTGGTTCAAGAACCTCGTCTACGCTCCGGGCACGCTAACCGGCTACGGCGCCAAGACGCTGCCCGGCGTCCGCGAGGCGATCGAGCAGCGCCGCTGGGACGACGCGCGCACCTACGTCGAGCGCACCGCCAAGGTGCTCGAGGACTATGCCAACCGCCTCGACCAGGCTGCCGCGATCGGACGGCCCGCGGCGTGA
- a CDS encoding PAS domain-containing protein, giving the protein MQLPNFTEIDRAPAPEEAIALDFFGATGVPLKSVLLSLLDQSDDCIKVVGSDGSLQFMNCNGKKAMQIDDFDTVAGKQWSSLWPDVSRPLIDSALAEALAGRAHRFEAACPTAKGEDRFWEVTVSPIRGDDGAVHSIMSSSRDITERRRREDQLQTIAAEMRHRLRNAHTIGAAVAMAAARDLPEHRAFGMDLAARLSRLADVQAQLLDVEDGLTVRALFERTVGAFGDNRARFECNSGRDIVLNEQGARVMALVLGELATNSLKYGALGRDGSVRMTSTLEGPTLTLTWEDMFDAGTSPPIEVESTRQGSSLIGRMISLMGGSYQAALTDGGFKAEIIVLLKALSRA; this is encoded by the coding sequence ATGCAGTTGCCAAATTTCACCGAGATCGATCGTGCGCCCGCGCCCGAAGAAGCGATCGCGCTCGATTTTTTCGGAGCGACCGGCGTTCCCCTGAAGTCGGTCCTGCTGAGCCTCCTCGACCAGAGCGACGACTGCATCAAGGTCGTGGGCAGCGACGGTTCGCTGCAATTCATGAACTGCAACGGCAAGAAGGCCATGCAGATCGACGATTTCGACACCGTCGCCGGCAAACAATGGTCGAGCCTGTGGCCCGACGTGTCGCGGCCGCTGATCGACAGCGCGCTGGCCGAGGCACTGGCCGGCCGCGCGCACCGGTTCGAGGCCGCCTGCCCGACGGCGAAGGGCGAAGACAGGTTCTGGGAGGTCACCGTATCCCCCATCCGCGGCGACGACGGCGCGGTGCATTCGATCATGTCGAGCAGCCGCGACATCACCGAGCGGCGGCGGCGCGAGGACCAGTTGCAGACGATCGCCGCGGAGATGCGGCACCGCCTGCGCAATGCCCACACGATCGGCGCAGCGGTGGCGATGGCGGCGGCACGCGACCTGCCGGAGCATCGCGCCTTCGGCATGGACCTGGCCGCGCGCCTGTCGCGCCTGGCGGACGTGCAGGCGCAGCTGCTGGACGTCGAGGACGGCCTGACGGTCCGGGCGCTGTTCGAGCGGACGGTCGGCGCGTTCGGCGACAATCGCGCGCGCTTCGAATGCAACAGCGGCCGCGACATCGTTCTCAACGAGCAGGGCGCGCGCGTGATGGCGCTGGTGCTGGGCGAGCTCGCGACCAACAGCCTGAAATATGGCGCGCTGGGCCGCGACGGATCGGTACGGATGACCTCCACGCTGGAAGGGCCGACGCTGACGCTGACCTGGGAAGACATGTTCGATGCAGGCACCTCCCCGCCGATCGAGGTCGAATCGACGCGCCAGGGATCGAGCCTGATCGGACGGATGATTTCGCTAATGGGCGGAAGCTATCAGGCGGCGCTGACCGACGGCGGCTTCAAGGCCGAGATCATCGTCCTGCTGAAAGCGCTGAGCCGCGCCTGA
- a CDS encoding thermonuclease family protein, translated as MGLIVGFAWSRDGGTVQTAPGAPIEWNEVQPVPEALPDPQDSDWSRRGEVDDAGSSGSGQNEAIRASFGLCFTGGGRNCVVDGDTFWIGGEKVRIAGIDAPETHPSRCPQEAALGSQATTMLRDLLNGGAITLTRIDRDRDSYGRLLRNVAVDGQDVGEAMIAAGVAREYGGGRQPWC; from the coding sequence ATGGGCCTGATCGTGGGCTTCGCGTGGAGCCGTGACGGCGGCACGGTTCAGACCGCGCCGGGCGCGCCGATAGAGTGGAACGAGGTGCAGCCGGTGCCCGAGGCCCTGCCCGACCCGCAGGATAGCGACTGGTCGCGGCGCGGTGAAGTGGATGACGCTGGTTCGTCCGGCTCGGGGCAGAACGAGGCGATTCGCGCCAGCTTTGGTCTCTGTTTCACGGGGGGCGGGCGGAACTGCGTCGTCGATGGAGACACGTTCTGGATCGGCGGCGAGAAGGTGCGGATCGCCGGCATCGACGCGCCGGAGACGCATCCGTCGCGATGCCCGCAGGAGGCCGCGCTGGGAAGCCAGGCGACGACGATGCTGCGCGACCTGCTGAACGGCGGGGCGATCACGCTGACGCGGATCGACCGCGACCGGGACAGTTATGGGCGACTGCTCCGCAATGTGGCGGTGGACGGGCAGGATGTCGGTGAGGCGATGATCGCGGCGGGGGTGGCGCGAGAATATGGAGGCGGGCGCCAGCCTTGGTGCTAA